In the Loxodonta africana isolate mLoxAfr1 chromosome 1, mLoxAfr1.hap2, whole genome shotgun sequence genome, one interval contains:
- the ZSCAN26 gene encoding zinc finger and SCAN domain-containing protein 26: MATVLDSDRAKKQKRLVEKTGPLKTVREQQVHPECEVPKPEKEKDEETRTENGKLITETDSCGEVKSSGKIPEPVQACYEYSNLERQQAKPKEKPDYKCSERGDGFVQPSDLIKQESVHMGEKLYESEVCQSSSLTGHQKICSREKSHQCHECGKAFQRSSHLVRHQKIHLGEKPYQCKECGKVFSQNAGLLEHLRIHTGEKPYLCIHCGKNFRRSSHLNRHQRIHSQEEPCECKECGKTFSQALLLTHHQRIHSHSKSHQCNECGKAFSLTSDLIRHHRIHTGEKPFKCNVCQKAFRLNSHLAQHVRIHNEEKPYECNECGEAFRQRSGLFQHQRYHHKNKLA, from the exons ATGGCGACAGTATTG GACTCAGACCgggcaaagaaacagaaaaggctTGTGGAGAAGACAGGCCCTCTGAAAACAGTGCGGGAGCAACAGGTCCACCCTGAGTGTGAAGTCCCAAAGCCTGAAAAGGAGAAAG ATGAGGAGACGAGGACTGAGAATGGGAAGCTGATCACTGAGACAGACTCTTGCGGAGAAGTGAAATCATCTGGGAAAATACCTGAACCCGTACAGGCTTGTTATGAGTACTCTAACTTGGAAAGGCAGCAGGCAAAGCCCAAGGAGAAACCTGACTATAAATGTTCAGAACGTGGAGATGGATTTGTTCAGCCCTCAGACCTAATAAAACAGGAGAGTGTGCACATGGGAGAAAAACTCTATGAGTCTGAAGTGTGTCAGAGTTCTAGTCTTACAGGACATCAGAAAATTTGCTCTAGAGAGAAAAGTCATCAGTGTCACGAGTGTGGGAAAGCTTTTCAGAGGAGTTCGCACCTTGTCAGACATCAGAAAATCCATCTTGGTGAGAAGCCTTATCAATGCAAGGAGTGTGGAAAAGTCTTTAGTCAGAATGCAGGCCTTTTGGAACATCTCAGAatccatactggagagaaaccttatctATGTATCCATTGTGGAAAGAACTTTAGGCGCAGTTCTCACCTTAATAGACACCAGAGAATTCACAGTCAGGAGGAGCCCTGTGAGTGCAAGGAATGTGGAAAAACTTTTAGTCAGGCCCTGCTCCTCACCCACCATCAGAGAATCCACAGTCACTCGAAAAGTCATCAGTGTAAcgagtgtgggaaagccttcagttTGACCTCGGACCTTATTCGACATCACAGGATTCACACTGGAGAAAAACCTTTCAAGTGTAATGTATGCCAGAAAGCATTCCGACTAAACTCACACCTTGCTCAACATGTGAGAATCCACAATGAAGAAAAACCCTATGAGTGTAATGAGTGTGGAGAAGCCTTTAGGCAGAGGTCAGGCCTTTTCCAACATCAGAGATATCACCACAAAAATAAACTGGCTTGA